One segment of Niveibacterium microcysteis DNA contains the following:
- the amaB gene encoding L-piperidine-6-carboxylate dehydrogenase — protein sequence MTDNTLPVLAGVQPPVRGSTYPAAIIDGEARFPEGAPTRALKSPLDGAPLGSQLLADPALAAEAVERAQAAFMAWRTAPAPRRGELVRRIGEAVRQHKRELARIITLEAGKIPAEAEGEVQEWIDICEFAVGLSRQLHGLTIASERPDHRMMEQWLPLGPVGVITAFNFPVAVWAWNAMLAFVCGDSVIWKPSEKTPLCALAVQTLVGQAIASMDEAPAGLSQLVVGLADVGEAIAADTRVPLVSATGSVRMGKRVAATVGARLGRSLLELGGNNAMIVTPSARLDLALRAIVFAAAGTAGQRCTTLRRLIVHESVLPALMPKLIKAYESLPVGDPRVPGTLVGPLIDAAAFEAMQLALDDAKTQGGRIVCGGKRITDNLPAGGFYVQPAIVEVPGNLKVVCHETFAPILYVMPYRELDEAIALNNGVPQGLSSAIFTERMQEAERFMAAAGSDCGIANVNIGTSGAEIGGAFGGEKETGGGRESGSDSWKAYMRRTTNTINYGDALPLAQGIRFDV from the coding sequence ATGACTGACAACACCCTGCCGGTGCTCGCCGGCGTTCAGCCGCCGGTGCGCGGCTCCACCTACCCCGCCGCCATCATCGACGGCGAAGCACGCTTCCCGGAAGGGGCGCCCACCCGCGCGCTAAAAAGCCCGCTCGATGGCGCCCCGCTGGGCAGCCAGTTGCTGGCCGACCCCGCGCTCGCCGCCGAGGCGGTCGAGCGCGCGCAGGCGGCCTTCATGGCCTGGCGCACAGCGCCCGCGCCGCGCCGCGGTGAGCTGGTACGCCGAATCGGTGAGGCGGTGCGCCAGCACAAACGCGAACTCGCCCGCATCATCACGCTGGAGGCCGGCAAGATCCCGGCCGAAGCCGAAGGCGAGGTGCAGGAGTGGATCGACATCTGCGAGTTCGCCGTCGGGCTGTCGCGCCAATTGCACGGCCTCACCATCGCCAGCGAGCGGCCGGACCACCGGATGATGGAGCAGTGGCTGCCGCTCGGCCCGGTCGGCGTCATCACGGCGTTCAACTTCCCGGTGGCGGTGTGGGCGTGGAACGCAATGCTCGCCTTCGTCTGCGGCGACTCGGTGATCTGGAAGCCTTCCGAGAAAACGCCGCTCTGCGCGCTCGCCGTGCAGACACTGGTGGGGCAGGCGATTGCGTCGATGGATGAAGCGCCAGCGGGTTTGTCGCAACTCGTCGTGGGCCTCGCTGACGTGGGCGAGGCGATCGCCGCGGACACACGGGTACCGCTTGTCTCGGCGACCGGCTCGGTACGCATGGGCAAGCGTGTCGCGGCCACGGTGGGCGCACGCCTTGGCCGCAGCCTGCTGGAACTGGGCGGCAACAACGCGATGATCGTCACACCCTCGGCGCGGCTGGATCTTGCGCTCCGCGCCATCGTTTTCGCCGCCGCGGGTACCGCTGGCCAGCGTTGCACTACGCTGCGCCGCCTGATCGTGCACGAATCGGTGCTGCCCGCGCTGATGCCCAAGCTGATCAAAGCCTACGAGAGCCTGCCGGTGGGCGATCCGCGCGTGCCAGGCACGCTGGTCGGGCCGCTGATCGACGCCGCCGCTTTCGAAGCGATGCAACTCGCGCTGGACGACGCGAAAACCCAGGGCGGCCGGATCGTTTGCGGCGGAAAGCGCATCACCGACAACCTGCCGGCCGGCGGCTTCTACGTGCAACCGGCCATCGTCGAAGTGCCTGGCAACCTCAAGGTTGTCTGCCATGAGACCTTCGCCCCGATCCTTTACGTGATGCCCTACCGCGAACTGGACGAAGCGATCGCGCTGAACAACGGCGTGCCGCAAGGTCTGTCGTCCGCAATCTTTACCGAACGCATGCAGGAGGCAGAACGCTTCATGGCGGCGGCCGGCTCGGATTGCGGCATTGCCAACGTGAACATCGGCACCTCAGGCGCCGAGATCGGCGGCGCCTTCGGCGGCGAGAAGGAGACCGGCGGCGGCCGCGAGTCCGGATCCGATTCGTGGAAGGCCTACATGCGCCGCACCACGAACACGATCAACTACGGCGATGCGCTGCCCTTGGCACAAGGGATCCGCTTCGACGTCTGA
- a CDS encoding saccharopine dehydrogenase family protein: MYPILILGAGKIGASIAKLLHMSGDYQVTVADRDPVTLERLAKQLHVATQLIDLSAPEQLRQALVGQRAVFSACSFDVNPAIAQAALDAGVSYFDLTEDVETTRRVRQYSADARDGQIFMPQCGLAPGFIGIIAHAMSRRFDRLDSIKMRVGALPQYPHNHMKYNLTWSTDGVINEYCNPCEVIHKGRRMEVLALEGLERFSLDGLEYEAFNTSGGLGTLCETLEGRINDLNYKTVRYPGHQYLMDFLINGLKMGHSLERRHELREIMESALPITKQDVVLVYCAVSGWKDGHYWQETDARKIYHQNLFGEAWSSIQLTTAAGACAAVDLHREGRLPNKGFVRQEQVDLEHFLANRFGRYYSTESHHAERVTL; encoded by the coding sequence TCGCCGATCGCGATCCCGTCACGCTGGAGCGCCTCGCCAAGCAACTTCATGTGGCGACGCAATTGATCGACCTGTCTGCACCCGAGCAGTTGCGCCAGGCACTGGTCGGTCAGCGCGCGGTGTTCTCGGCGTGCTCGTTCGACGTCAACCCGGCGATCGCGCAAGCGGCGCTGGACGCGGGCGTCTCGTACTTTGATCTGACCGAGGATGTCGAAACGACGCGTCGGGTGCGACAGTATTCAGCCGATGCGCGCGACGGCCAGATCTTCATGCCGCAATGCGGGCTGGCGCCAGGCTTCATCGGCATCATTGCGCACGCCATGAGCCGCCGCTTTGACCGGCTCGACAGCATCAAGATGCGCGTCGGCGCGCTGCCGCAGTACCCGCACAACCACATGAAATACAACCTGACCTGGTCCACCGATGGGGTCATCAACGAGTACTGCAACCCCTGCGAAGTGATCCACAAGGGGCGCCGCATGGAAGTGCTGGCGCTCGAAGGGCTCGAGCGCTTCTCGCTCGACGGCCTCGAATACGAAGCCTTCAATACCTCGGGCGGGCTCGGCACGCTGTGCGAAACCCTGGAAGGCCGCATCAACGACCTCAACTACAAGACCGTGCGCTACCCCGGCCACCAGTACCTGATGGACTTCCTGATCAACGGGCTGAAGATGGGCCACAGCCTTGAGCGCCGCCACGAGCTGCGCGAGATCATGGAGTCCGCCCTGCCGATCACCAAGCAGGATGTGGTGCTGGTGTACTGCGCCGTGTCCGGCTGGAAGGATGGCCACTACTGGCAGGAAACCGACGCCCGGAAGATCTACCATCAAAATCTGTTCGGCGAAGCGTGGAGCTCGATCCAACTCACCACCGCGGCCGGCGCCTGCGCCGCGGTCGATCTGCACCGTGAGGGCCGCTTGCCAAACAAGGGCTTCGTGCGGCAGGAGCAGGTTGACCTCGAACACTTCCTGGCCAACCGTTTCGGCCGCTACTACTCCACCGAATCGCATCACGCCGAACGCGTGACGCTTTGA